From Streptomyces sp. NBC_00690, a single genomic window includes:
- a CDS encoding ABC transporter ATP-binding protein — protein MRALSLRGVSKRYGTATALDEVDLDIAEGEIVGLLGHNGAGKTTLMSLVAGLLRPDAGEIEVLGVSPVRDRRRARRGLGLAPQELGVYPPLTVRHNLRFFAELAGLRGKEVRRRIEEVAEPLGLASLLERRVSQLSGGEQRRVHTAMALLHRPKLLLLDEPTAGVDVETRARLIAFVREMAAAGTAVCYSTHYLAEVEALDASVAVLDHGRMIARGPLKELVRRHGDSAVELTFTGEPPELSLPWPVTRAADVLRVHVEHPQLAAPDVLASLGEAALRLVNLRVVQPSLESVFLRLTGRRYAGESTEAAPPGSNPVGAVETTVRETAGRDPKGGSDDGSAPLSDGRAVAHRAGHHG, from the coding sequence GTGCGTGCACTGTCCCTGCGCGGTGTGAGCAAACGGTACGGAACGGCGACCGCACTCGACGAAGTGGACCTGGACATCGCCGAAGGCGAGATCGTCGGCCTCCTCGGGCACAACGGGGCGGGAAAGACGACCCTGATGTCCCTCGTGGCGGGGCTCCTGCGCCCGGACGCGGGAGAGATCGAGGTCCTCGGCGTGTCACCGGTCCGCGATCGTCGCCGGGCCCGTCGAGGACTGGGGCTCGCCCCACAGGAACTGGGGGTCTACCCACCGCTGACCGTGCGGCACAACCTCCGCTTCTTCGCCGAACTGGCCGGGCTGCGCGGAAAGGAGGTGCGGCGCCGCATCGAAGAAGTGGCGGAGCCGCTCGGACTGGCCTCCCTGCTGGAGCGCCGTGTCTCCCAACTCTCGGGCGGCGAACAGCGGCGGGTACACACCGCCATGGCACTGCTGCACCGGCCGAAGCTACTGCTGCTGGACGAACCCACGGCGGGAGTGGACGTGGAGACTCGGGCACGGCTCATCGCCTTCGTCCGTGAGATGGCCGCCGCCGGTACGGCCGTCTGCTATTCCACCCACTATCTCGCCGAGGTGGAGGCGCTCGATGCGAGTGTGGCCGTACTGGACCATGGACGCATGATCGCCCGCGGCCCGCTCAAGGAGTTGGTACGCCGTCACGGCGACAGCGCCGTGGAACTGACATTCACCGGTGAGCCGCCCGAGCTGAGCCTGCCATGGCCGGTGACGCGTGCGGCCGATGTGCTGCGCGTCCATGTCGAGCATCCGCAACTCGCGGCGCCCGATGTGCTCGCCTCCCTGGGAGAGGCTGCCTTGCGGCTGGTCAATCTGCGGGTGGTCCAACCGAGTCTGGAGAGCGTCTTCCTCCGGCTGACGGGACGCCGATACGCCGGGGAGTCCACGGAGGCCGCTCCGCCCGGGTCGAACCCGGTGGGAGCCGTCGAGACTACGGTGCGGGAAACCGCAGGGCGCGACCCGAAGGGCGGTTCGGACGACGGTTCCGCACCGCTTTCCGACGGCCGGGCAGTCGCCCACAGGGCGGGGCATCATGGGTGA
- a CDS encoding ABC transporter permease has product MGDGSLGRIFALVRHDARLMVRDPAPLVVRTIMPLLIMGFMQPLFRVALRAEGVHDANGAEQAVPGMAVMFLFLLVNVVGFAMFREHGWNTWDRLRAGPARPFELVAGRVVVPLVVALLQLAVVFAAGGLLFGLRVRGSYLGLVVVGVPLALCVVMLGMALVALCRTVSQLLVFANLAALFFAGLGGALTPHSALPEWALPIAPAVPSYWAMRGFSTVVLDGGGVRSVLLPASLLCLFAIGLTAVTLAFFRTDHRKVSWS; this is encoded by the coding sequence ATGGGTGACGGGTCACTGGGACGGATCTTCGCGCTGGTGCGCCACGACGCCAGACTCATGGTGCGCGATCCGGCGCCCTTGGTCGTCCGTACGATCATGCCGCTGCTCATCATGGGCTTTATGCAGCCGCTGTTCCGGGTGGCCCTGCGCGCCGAGGGCGTGCACGACGCCAATGGAGCCGAACAGGCCGTGCCCGGGATGGCCGTGATGTTTCTGTTCCTCCTCGTCAACGTCGTCGGATTCGCGATGTTCCGGGAGCACGGCTGGAACACCTGGGACCGACTGCGGGCGGGACCTGCACGGCCGTTCGAGTTGGTGGCCGGTCGGGTGGTGGTGCCACTGGTGGTCGCGCTGCTCCAACTCGCCGTGGTCTTCGCCGCGGGCGGGCTGCTCTTCGGGCTGCGGGTGCGCGGCTCGTACCTCGGGCTGGTGGTGGTCGGCGTACCGCTGGCGCTGTGCGTCGTCATGCTCGGCATGGCCCTGGTGGCCCTGTGCCGTACCGTTTCCCAACTCCTTGTCTTCGCCAACCTGGCCGCGTTGTTCTTCGCTGGTCTCGGCGGCGCGCTGACTCCGCACTCCGCACTCCCGGAGTGGGCACTTCCGATCGCTCCTGCGGTACCGAGCTACTGGGCGATGCGTGGATTCTCCACGGTGGTGCTGGATGGCGGTGGCGTCCGCTCGGTGCTGCTGCCTGCGAGCCTGCTGTGTCTGTTCGCCATCGGCCTCACCGCCGTCACCCTGGCCTTCTTCCGCACCGACCATCGCAAGGTCTCCTGGTCCTGA
- a CDS encoding HAD family hydrolase — MPAAVVFDCFDTLVTSHRPFPSPEEFTACLVDVLTIDEGRANAVVGTVFGAVYAAMSDRSALQPSTLGLLDTALREHGVVRERVALERALWHALGCADPDRYALCEPAATAMVRVAEAGHSVRVLSNCYLPGTLMRRLLNGLKVPEVYDRVLFTADGGPKKPDPRAFHLIGAGEFERRVMVGDSEADDIAPAAALGWDTVLVDPDRPDLTELMSLLEL; from the coding sequence ATGCCCGCAGCCGTGGTCTTCGACTGCTTCGACACGCTCGTGACGTCCCACCGGCCGTTTCCGAGCCCCGAGGAGTTCACCGCCTGCCTGGTCGATGTGTTGACCATCGACGAGGGGCGGGCGAACGCCGTGGTCGGCACGGTGTTCGGTGCCGTGTACGCGGCGATGTCGGACAGGTCCGCACTCCAGCCCTCGACACTCGGTCTGCTGGACACCGCCCTGCGCGAGCATGGCGTCGTACGGGAGCGGGTCGCATTGGAACGGGCGCTGTGGCACGCGCTCGGTTGTGCGGACCCCGACCGGTACGCCCTGTGCGAGCCTGCGGCGACGGCCATGGTCCGGGTCGCCGAGGCCGGGCACTCGGTCCGGGTGTTGTCCAACTGCTATCTACCGGGGACGCTGATGCGTCGGCTGCTGAACGGGCTGAAGGTGCCCGAGGTGTACGACCGGGTGCTGTTCACCGCGGACGGCGGCCCGAAGAAGCCCGACCCCCGTGCCTTCCACCTCATCGGAGCTGGCGAGTTCGAACGGCGCGTGATGGTCGGCGACTCCGAGGCTGACGACATCGCTCCGGCCGCGGCCCTCGGATGGGACACCGTACTCGTCGATCCCGATCGCCCTGATCTGACCGAACTCATGTCACTCCTGGAACTCTGA